From a region of the Mucilaginibacter auburnensis genome:
- a CDS encoding RagB/SusD family nutrient uptake outer membrane protein, producing MKNLRKYKHLIVRGSLLSLILINATSCKKNLLNPDIISLIPDVAVFDTPERILAQVNGLYVAAKSGSFYGGRYIIYNEIRGEDFIMNKPNVVTGQQTWSQSVNPGTSEVSSLWTAGYLTINRVNTFLAGLDANKSKVSATLYANYSAEAKFLRALTYFALVQTYAQPYAKNNGTSPGLPLRLMPELNSENSLLARSTVAKVYEQILADLNAAETGLPLNYGTGSTTAVASLNTTRASRNTAIALKTRVYMVMNNYNAVITEAEKIVSASAPYSATTGVANKMETNVATVFTGNYVGPEAVFSLPFTPLETPGGQNQLAYYFGGNPGNQEFYLNPVGIIADPAFATASKDARKGFVQTVAGQKWMSKFKVASTFSDNVPVIRYPEVLLNYAEALVRTGGVANMPKAISLLQAVRLRSDADYIFPAASIATPDALIETILKEKRIEFFGEGFRVPDLQRLLQPLPAKASTSNNAPTVAPTEGRYIWPLPSSETSINTAAEQNPQ from the coding sequence ATGAAAAACTTAAGGAAATATAAACATTTAATAGTCAGAGGAAGCCTTCTGAGCTTGATCCTTATAAATGCTACGTCGTGCAAAAAGAATTTGCTTAATCCTGATATCATCAGCCTTATACCTGACGTAGCCGTATTTGATACGCCAGAACGTATTTTGGCACAGGTAAACGGTTTATATGTAGCGGCAAAGAGTGGCAGCTTTTACGGAGGCAGATATATTATTTATAATGAGATCCGCGGTGAAGATTTCATTATGAACAAACCGAACGTAGTTACCGGTCAGCAAACCTGGTCACAGTCTGTTAACCCGGGCACCAGCGAAGTGAGCAGTTTATGGACGGCCGGCTATTTAACCATAAACAGGGTAAACACCTTTTTAGCAGGCTTAGATGCTAATAAAAGCAAAGTTTCGGCTACATTATATGCTAACTACTCTGCAGAAGCCAAATTTTTAAGGGCGCTAACTTACTTTGCTTTAGTGCAAACCTACGCTCAGCCGTATGCAAAAAATAATGGAACAAGTCCGGGTTTGCCTTTAAGGCTAATGCCTGAGCTAAATTCAGAGAATAGCCTGTTAGCCCGCAGCACCGTTGCAAAGGTTTATGAGCAAATTTTGGCTGACCTAAATGCTGCTGAAACCGGTTTGCCTTTAAACTATGGCACAGGATCAACAACAGCAGTTGCTAGCTTAAACACCACCCGTGCCAGCAGAAATACTGCCATAGCATTAAAAACAAGGGTCTATATGGTGATGAACAATTACAACGCTGTTATAACAGAAGCGGAAAAAATTGTTTCAGCCAGTGCCCCTTATTCTGCAACTACAGGCGTAGCCAACAAGATGGAAACAAACGTTGCTACGGTTTTTACAGGCAATTATGTAGGACCTGAAGCTGTATTCTCACTGCCTTTCACGCCACTTGAAACGCCGGGTGGGCAAAACCAGCTAGCTTACTATTTCGGGGGTAATCCGGGTAATCAGGAGTTTTATTTGAATCCTGTCGGAATAATAGCTGATCCAGCCTTCGCGACTGCTTCAAAAGATGCCAGGAAAGGATTTGTACAAACAGTGGCAGGCCAGAAATGGATGTCAAAATTTAAAGTTGCATCAACGTTTTCTGATAACGTACCTGTGATCAGATATCCTGAAGTGTTACTCAATTATGCTGAAGCGCTGGTTCGTACTGGCGGTGTAGCCAATATGCCAAAGGCCATTTCATTATTGCAGGCCGTGCGTTTACGTTCTGATGCCGACTATATTTTTCCTGCTGCAAGCATAGCCACGCCTGATGCGCTGATAGAAACTATCCTCAAAGAAAAACGCATAGAGTTCTTCGGCGAAGGTTTCCGCGTGCCAGATCTTCAACGCTTGCTTCAGCCACTTCCGGCCAAGGCATCTACATCTAACAACGCACCAACTGTAGCGCCAACCGAGGGCAGGTACATATGGCCGCTGCCGTCATCAGAAACATCAATTAACACAGCTGCTGAACAAAACCCACAATAA